The genomic segment tcatacacacaattttgagcggattttttaagccttgaacgagatatacacatttcatactgttttcatacactaaattttgagcgagctttttaagccttgagcgagatatacacatttcatacataaattttgagagaaaaaaaaatattttttttaaaaataaaaatattttttatgaaaataatttttcaaaataaataaaaaaatatttaaaaaataataatttttttttaaaaaaaaacattttttaaaaacattaattttttttttattttaaaaaaaggatgtTTTGTATAGAATTTGTAATGTTGtgttttgtaaatagaaaactatcgtcacgtttcgtaaatatttctccttaatatatatatatatatatatatactttaccCAGATTTTAAATATATGGATTTTGAATTTTAGGACACAACGTCAACTATGCTTGAGGTAGTATGTTTACATATATTAAACGGACAGTATGTATACATAAACCGATACGTTTGGAGATACATTTTTCTATTGTTACATTGATCATCACCTACCGCAGGtgtcctttttttatttttttttatcgatAAGTCTTACGCATAGCTTTATAATTTGGTGGTATAAGCTAAAGTACTGTATGAACTGTACCTAAAGTTGTTTATAAATAAAGTGCAGCATTTCAACACAAATTGACTTATAGCTGCCTTGTGGAGTAACAATTAGTACATATCAAACATGATGAATTCATTATTGGGAGCTCTAGTTGTATCCATAGTGGGATTTACTATAACAGCTGCTCACAATGACAATGTTATGGATTCAACAACATTAGCAGCCTGTGAGTTTCCAGCAATTTACAACTTTGGCGACTCCAATTCGGACACTGGTGGAATGGCAGCTGCATTTTATCCCATGGGAGAACCCTGCGGTGAGTCCTACTTCCATAGGCCTGCTGGAAGGGGCTGCGATGGCCGCCTTATTATTGACTTCATTGGTAAGAACAGAGCTTCTTATGAATTagagataatggtaaaaaacaCATATGCCAATattttttcgcgagtttcataCTTCTAACTATTAgctgttttcttttcttatctTGAACTGTTattatctatgtattaaaacacacctagtTGAGTAGATGATGATAGTTCAGGTATAAAAAGGGACCAACTGATAGTTGACCTAGTCAATttcgaggtgtgttttaatatatAGATGGTGATAGCTGATTCAGGTAGGAAAAAGGAACAACTGATATTTGAGTTGTGAAACTCGCGAAGaagtgatagttcaggtgtgtttttgtTCATTAACTCTATTAATAATTACATTGACTCATTGTACTATTAATATTACGTATTTCAAAACTTAACACTTCTAATTACAATTTTTGATATCTTTTTATATATGTCCGAAAATACTAGATTTAGTTGAATCCCTAGACAAAGGCTGCATCCAATCCGCCTCTATGTATGAGTTATAAGACAcgcaaaagaaaaacaaacaagCATGCTTTTTTAGATCTAAATGCGCAACTAGCTTATCTTGTTtggatttaatttatatacactgacgatataaataatttatctcATTTATTGTTGCTTTATAGCTGAGCACCTTGGAGTACCACACTTGAGTCCATATCTGGATACATTGGGAACAAGTTATAGGCATGGTGCAAACTTTGCAACAGGAGGAGCAACAATTAGGAGAATAAATGAATCATGGTTTGTGACTGGTGTTAGCCCATTTCCTCTTGATATTCAAGTTGAGCACTTCACTCAGTTTAAAGAACGTACTACCTACTTCTACAATCAAGGTTCGAGGTCCCACTCTCAACTAATTACATTCCTCCTGTTTTTATTTATcctttttaaaggaaaaactccaaatttaataaaagttgTTATGAAGCGCgcccctccacccccaccccccctttTTCCCCCCACAACTAGTTGTATCGGAAATATCTGTCCTCTAGTATATattgagatcaagaaaatcatttcGCATTTGCCCTTAATCTTAACAGAATTTCAACGCGGCCTATATGGGTTCCACGTGTCAACGTACTTGAGAAAAAGGTCGAAATTTACTCTTCTATTTGACTATGGTTTAAACTTGTACTCCACTGTGGAACATTGTTTAATTTTGGTCAAGGGTAAATACGAGACCGAAGAACAAGGGTATGAATCACTCCAAAATATAAGAGAAAGTATAATTAAGATAGTTTATATAGTCGATAACATTTTTTAAtcctttttcataaataaataatttgaatgGGTATCAAAGTTGTGGATTTTAATTTGCAGCCAAAGAAACCTCAGATAAAAGCAGGCTTGCTATACCTGAGGAGTTCCCAAAGGCACTTTACACTATGGATATAGGGCAGAATGACATTGCTGCTGCTTTTCGAATGCTGCCAAACATGGAACAAATTCGAGCCACTATACCGGGCATAATCAACCAGTTTGCCGCACAAGTTCGAGTATGTTGATGattgtcctaatttatgtgacacttttcgttTTTAGAGATTCAAATTATTTCaactttgatcaatattttaaaatgaatTTCTTCATCATATTGACATGAAAGGAATTGTAACTAATAGTAATTTGCATtgtatagtttttgaatatttaaatttttaattttaaaattataagttgatctaatttaatttgatttaaaaaattgGTCAAATTGATTCTCGAGAAtcgaaaagtatcacataaatattTCTAGGATTCTTTTAGCTTTGCTAGAGATTTATATGGTAATGAAAATATATAAACAATTcgtgtacttttttttttataatattgcCCTGAGATAATCTTAAATGAAACTTATATCACTGCTGAGTGAGATTTATAATGACTTTTTACATGAGTAGGTTgcctatatttttattttaggtAACTAATTCCAATTATATTACAATTACTTATAATTAATTGTTAGGTGATATCATAATCTAATAGAAGTCACTCATTAAATAGATACTTATAAAACATGTTATGGTCTTGCAGGACCTATA from the Lycium ferocissimum isolate CSIRO_LF1 chromosome 11, AGI_CSIRO_Lferr_CH_V1, whole genome shotgun sequence genome contains:
- the LOC132036888 gene encoding GDSL esterase/lipase At5g14450-like translates to MMNSLLGALVVSIVGFTITAAHNDNVMDSTTLAACEFPAIYNFGDSNSDTGGMAAAFYPMGEPCGESYFHRPAGRGCDGRLIIDFIAEHLGVPHLSPYLDTLGTSYRHGANFATGGATIRRINESWFVTGVSPFPLDIQVEHFTQFKERTTYFYNQAKETSDKSRLAIPEEFPKALYTMDIGQNDIAAAFRMLPNMEQIRATIPGIINQFAAQVRDLYKKEARNFWIHNTGPIGCLPVATVKVKDPAPGYLDEQGCVKDQNDIALEFNKQLSNMVIKLRIELQESAITYVDLYRAKYELISNAKNQGFEEASKICCGYHENGNDIWCGKKERINNGTEIYTGSCDDPSTVISWDGVHYTEAANHWIANYIMNGYLSNPPHPITKACHPLH